The following coding sequences are from one Sesamum indicum cultivar Zhongzhi No. 13 linkage group LG11, S_indicum_v1.0, whole genome shotgun sequence window:
- the LOC105174388 gene encoding serine/arginine-rich splicing factor RS2Z32-like, whose translation MPRYEDRYGSTTRLYVGHLSSRTRSRDLEHIFSRYGRVRDVDMKRDYAFVEFSDPRDADDARYNLDGRDVDGRRIIVEFAKGVPRGPGGVREYVGRGPAPGSGRCFNCGIDGHWARDCKAGDWKNKCYRCGERGHIERNCQNSPKKLSGRGRSYSRSPVRSRSPRRGRSRSRSFSRSRSYSRSRSPARRGRDAEYKERRSRSPGAESPEPKRGSSPPKTRKRSATPDRDAPRERSPSPGRARMEKEQDGYNSDSPKETSRSPVSPAARRYDESPYAANGRNRSPSPRDDRSPRDDRSPVEDDDTVRSPRGSESP comes from the exons ATGCCTCGTTATGAAGATAGGTATGGCAGCACTACTCGCCTCTATGTTGGCCACTTGTCTTCAAGGACCCGTTCGCGTGATTTGGAGCACATCTTCAGTAGATATGGAAG AGTACGCGATGTGGATATGAAGCGAGACTACGCCTTTGTC GAGTTCAGTGACCCACGGGATGCTGATGATGCAAGATATAACTTGGACGGGAGAGATGTTGATGGACGGCGTATCATCGTGGAATTTGCCAAGGGA GTGCCACGTGGACCTGGGGGAGTTCGAGAGTATGTGGGCAGAGGTCCTGCTCCAGGTTCTGGGCGCTGCTTCAATTGTGGCATTGATGGCCATTGGGCTCGAGATTGCAAGGCTGGAGactggaaaaataaatgttatcGCTGTGGGGAAAGAGGTCACATTGAAAGAAACTGCCAGAACAGCCCCAAGAAACTGAG TGGACGCGGTAGAAGTTATTCACGGTCGCCTGTGAGGTCACGTTCGCCCCGCCGTGGCAGGAGTAGGAGTCGAAGTTTCAGCAGAAGTCGTAGCTACAG CCGGTCAAGGTCACCTGCAAGAAGAGGCCGTGATGCTGAGTATAAAGAAAGGAGATCAAGGAGTCCAGGAGCGGAAAGCCCTGAGCCAAAGAGGGGTTCTTCTCCCCCTAAGACAAGGAAGCGCAGTGCAACTCCCGATAGAGATGCCCCAAGAGAGAGAAGCCCTTCACCTGGTAGAGCTAGAATGGAGAAGGAGCAAGATGGGTATAACAGTGACAGCCCTAAGGAGACCAGCCGAAGCCCTGTGAGCCCTGCAGCTAGGAGGTATGATGAGAGCCCTTATGCTGCAAACGGGCGCAATCGCAGCCCTAGCCCAAGGGATGACAGGAGCCCGAGGGATGACAGGAGTCCTGTTGAAGATGATGATACAGTGCGCTCTCCCCGAGGCAGCGAATCTCCTTGA
- the LOC105174389 gene encoding ABC transporter G family member 20 yields MRSTECDKLSMACDLPFLGPRQTMELQELSRKPKRSSSHTLGELLQHVGNSAVEPSHQVLDVREPVFQPAASMPFVLSFHNLTYSVKVRRKVLPACFSRSSTNNPDNRNLIEHKSRMKVLLNDISGEAREGEIMAVLGASGSGKSTLIDALADRIARESLKGTVTLNGEVLESKLLKVISAYVMQDDLLFPMLTVEETFMFSAEFRLPRTMSRSRKKARVQALIDQLGLRSAAKTVIGDEAHRGVSGGERRRVSIGTDIIHDPILLFLDEPTSGLDSTSAYMVVKVLQRIAQSGSIVILSIHQPSYRILSLLDRLIILSHGQTVFSGAPGVLPQFFAEFGKPIPVNEDKTEFALDYIRELESTPGGTKNLVDFNKTWQKRNPLSRSSTGPKLSLKDAISASISMGKLVSGATNMDPNLSSSVPKYANPFWKEMVVIADRAITNSRRAPELFGARFGAVLVTGIILATIFWRLDNSPKGVQERLGFFAFAMSTTFYTCAEAIPVFLLERYIFMRETAYNAYRRSSYVLSQSIISIPSLLILSLAFAVTTYWAVGLAGGTSGFLFYFIFILASFWAGSSFVTFLSGIIFNLMMAYTVVVAILAYFLLFSGFFITRDRIPSYWIWFHYASLVKYPYQGVMQNEFDDPSKCFVRGIQVFDGSPLRAVPDSLKLKLLKSMSKTLGMNITSSTCLTTGSDILKQSGVTDIDKWSCLWITIALGFFFRVLFYFALLIGSKNKRR; encoded by the coding sequence ATGCGTAGCACCGAATGCGATAAGTTATCCATGGCCTGTGACCTGCCCTTTTTAGGCCCCAGGCAAACCATGGAGCTCCAAGAACTCAGTCGAAAGCCCAAACGTAGTTCTTCGCACACGCTTGGTGAGCTTTTGCAGCATGTTGGTAACTCGGCGGTCGAGCCGTCTCACCAAGTTCTTGATGTCCGTGAACCTGTTTTCCAGCCTGCAGCCTCGATGCCTTTTGTTCTCTCCTTTCATAACCTCACCTATAGTGTCAAAGTCCGTCGAAAAGTCCTGCCCGCCTGTTTTAGCAGGAGTAGTACTAACAATCCCGATAATAGGAACTTGATTGAGCACAAGTCTCGGATGAAAGTTCTGCTGAATGATATCTCAGGAGAGGCGAGGGAAGGTGAAATCATGGCGGTTCTTGGGGCAAGTGGCTCGGGGAAGTCGACATTGATTGATGCTTTGGCAGATCGTATAGCCAGAGAAAGCCTCAAAGGAACGGTTACTTTGAACGGTGAAGTTCTGGAGTCCAAGCTTCTCAAAGTAATATCAGCATATGTTATGCAAGATGATCTGTTGTTTCCTATGTTGACAGTAGAGGAGACCTTCATGTTTTCAGCAGAATTCAGGCTTCCAAGAACCATGTCCAGATCCAGAAAGAAAGCCCGAGTTCAGGCCCTGATAGACCAATTAGGCCTGCGAAGCGCTGCCAAGACTGTGATCGGAGACGAGGCCCACCGTGGGGTTTCTGGTGGTGAAAGGAGGCGCGTTTCTATCGGGACGGACATAATTCACGATCCCATTTTACTGTTTCTTGATGAGCCCACTTCAGGGCTCGACTCCACAAGCGCATACATGGTTGTCAAGGTCCTGCAGAGAATTGCACAGAGTGGAAGTATAGTTATCCTGTCAATTCACCAGCCAAGCTATAGAATCCTCAGCTTGTTAGACCGTCTGATCATTCTTTCTCATGGCCAAACGGTGTTCAGTGGCGCTCCGGGGGTTCTTCCCCAGTTCTTTGCAGAGTTCGGGAAGCCGATCCCCGTAAATGAGGATAAAACTGAATTTGCTCTTGATTACATACGAGAGCTGGAGAGCACACCTGGGGGAACCAAGAATCTGGTGGATTTCAACAAGACATGGCAGAAGAGAAACCCCCTAAGCAGGAGCTCAACAGGGCCAAAACTCTCACTCAAAGATGCCATAAGTGCAAGCATTTCCATGGGGAAACTGGTTTCTGGAGCCACAAACATGGACCCAAACCTCTCATCTTCTGTCCCAAAATACGCGAACCCTTTCTGGAAAGAAATGGTTGTCATAGCAGACAGAGCAATCACAAACTCTAGAAGGGCTCCTGAGCTGTTTGGAGCAAGATTTGGGGCAGTTCTTGTGACTGGAATTATACTCGCCACCATCTTCTGGAGGCTTGACAATTCACCTAAAGGTGTTCAAGAAAGATTAGGCTTCTTCGCCTTTGCCATGTCCACAACTTTCTACACCTGCGCTGAGGCCATACCGGTATTTCTCCTTGAAAGATACATCTTCATGAGAGAAACTGCTTACAACGCTTACCGACGTTCGTCTTACGTTCTCTCTCAATCAATAATCTCCATTCCTTCTCTGCTAATCCTTTCGCTCGCGTTTGCTGTCACTACTTACTGGGCAGTAGGATTAGCAGGCGGCACGTCTGGATTCCTCTTCTACTTCATCTTCATCCTAGCTTCCTTCTGGGCCGGAAGCTCATTCGTCACGTTCCTTTCCGGGATCATCTTCAACCTGATGATGGCTTACACAGTTGTGGTGGCCATTTTGGCCTATTTCTTGCTGTTCAGTGGATTCTTCATAACCCGAGACCGAATCCCATCTTACTGGATCTGGTTCCACTACGCTTCTCTAGTGAAGTACCCTTATCAAGGGGTGATGCAGAACGAGTTTGACGATCCATCCAAGTGCTTTGTCAGGGGCATTCAGGTGTTTGATGGCTCACCACTGAGGGCAGTGCCCGACTCACTGAAGCTCAAGCTTCTGAAATCAATGAGCAAGACTCTGGGGATGAACATCACAAGCTCAACATGTTTAACTACAGGATCAGATATACTGAAACAGAGTGGAGTAACTGACATAGACAAATGGAGCTGCTTGTGGATCACCATTGCTTTGGGGTTTTTCTTCAGAGTTCTGTTCTACTTTGCCCTCTTGATTGGGAGCAAGAATAAGAGAAGGTGA
- the LOC105174704 gene encoding calcium-transporting ATPase 4, endoplasmic reticulum-type-like, whose translation MSFLILTHDGNEDHPAHNLLLEPSKYPSIESDLTFFGLVGLRDPPRAEVFHSIKDCRAAGTRVIVIKGDNRNTAEAICRDIGAFGQGQDINCKSLTGKEFIGLEDKRSHLRQSGGLLFSRAEPKHKQEIVKFLKEDR comes from the exons ATGAGCTTCTTGATTTTGACACATGACGGTAATGAAGATCATCCAGCTCACAATCTTCTACTTGAACCATCTAAATATCCTTCAATAGAGTCTGATCTTACATTCTTCGGATTGGTTGGGCTGAGG GACCCCCCTCGTGCAGAGGTTTTCCATTCCATTAAAGATTGCAGAGCTGCTGGGACTCGAGTTATAGTAATCAAAGGAGATAACAGGAATACTGCTGAAGCTATATGCCGGGACATAGGTGCATTCGGACAGGGACAAGATATCAATTGTAAAAGCTTGACTGGGAAAGAATTCATAGGACTTGAAGATAAAAGATCCCATCTCCGACAAAGTGGAGGCCTTTTGTTCTCTAGAGCCGAGCCAAAacataaacaagaaattgTGAAGTTTCTCAAAGAAGACAGGTGA
- the LOC105174705 gene encoding uncharacterized protein LOC105174705: MSKICISNCVNDARIPARATYVNLYKWPESDAEFVKSAATHGGARLHSRVVESISCRQMYLRSYTFSRKETVTERTIKCFGKVRERVVAGRKEKKRVWRRRWRKGRRRRRLLARRVKEYSRAALCAIFRRMLLCTTTVDVVDGGV; encoded by the coding sequence ATGAGCAAAATTTGCATATCTAACTGTGTAAATGATGCAAGGATTCCAGCCAGGGCCACTTATGTCAACCTGTACAAGTGGCCGGAATCCGATGCCGAGTTCGTGAAGTCAGCCGCGACGCACGGTGGAGCGCGGCTGCATAGTAGAGTGGTGGAGAGTATTTCATGCAGGCAAATGTATCTCAGAAGCTACACATTTTCAAGAAAGGAGACGGTGACTGAAAGAACCATCAAGTGTTTTGGGAAGGTCAGAGAGAGGGTGGTAGCCgggagaaaagagaagaaacgGGTGTGGCGCAGGCGATGGCGGAAGGGACGGAGGCGGAGGCGCTTGTTGGCCAGGAGAGTGAAGGAGTATTCACGCGCGGCGTTGTGCGCTATTTTCCGGAGAATGCTGCTCTGTACTACTACTGTCGATGTTGTTGATGGTGGCGTTTAG